The Thermacetogenium phaeum DSM 12270 genome segment GGAAACCCTCACGACCCGTTTACAGCGCACCGGGCAGGAGAAGCACCCTCCCCGCTTGACCAGGATCTCCTGGTTGAGCCTGGTGCCGGAGATTTCCTCATACCCCTCGAAGGTTCCATTGGTCCAGTTGCGGGTAGGAAGCGCCCCTGCAGCGTTATTCCCCTCAACACCACCGGGTGTGCCCATGTCGTGCAGGGCTTTGCTCAACGGATGGACCTTGGCCTCCGCCGAAACCCAGCGGGAGAGCTCTTTGAGCCTTTGCGGATCGCAGACCTCCACCCTTCCGGTTGCGCGCACGGCGATGGCCTTCAGCTTCTTGGAACCCATCACCGCCCCCAGACCGTTGCGCCCGTTGAAGTGCCCCAGCTCATTGAGGATGGCCGCGTAGCGGACGAGGTTCTCTCCTGCAGGCCCGATCTGGGCGATCCGCACCCGCTCATCCCCCAGCTCCTCCTTAATGGCAGCAGCGGCCGTCCCGGTCTCCAGGCCCCAGATTTTCCCGGCGTCCCGGATTTCCACCTTGCCGTCGTCGATCCAGAGGTAGACGGGAGCCTCCGCCTGCCCCTTGATGACTATGGCGTCATACCCGGCCGCCTTCAGCTCAGGCCCCCACCATCCCCCCGCCTCAGACTTACCAAAGGCGCCTGTAAGGGGTGACCTGGCGCATACAGTATAGCGGGGTACACAGGGCGCCACCGTTCCCGTCAGCAGCCCCGGTGCGAAAACCAGCAGGTTTTCCGGCCCCAGGGGGTCGACGCCAGGGGGCATGTCCTTCAGCATGTAGTAAAGGGCGATCCCCGGCCCCCCGCCGTAGGTGCGGTAAAAGTTCTCCCCCGGTTCCTCGACGGATATGTTTTTTCCCGTCAGGTCGACGTGCAGTATCCTGTTGTTGAACCCGTATGGCACCAGTTCCCTCTCCTTTCAGGATAATCGTCATTCGTACAATAACAGTTAACTACTGCATCCCTCTGCGAAGACTTCTTTCACGGACTCCTTAACCACCCCCGAAAATCGGGTAGAGGGCAACCCTGCAGCCGGGCTCCAGCGGGTCATCCGGCAGAAGCGACCTGCCTTCGCAGATCACCAGGTCAACCTCTCCGTGGTTGAGCCCGATTTTCTCCAACAGCTCCCTCACCGTCAGCGGCCGGTTGGCAGCGACGGTCACCAGGCCGTCGTCGTTGGAAACGAGATACCTGAGGCTGGAATAGAGCTCGACGGTGATCATGGCAGGTCACATCCCTCCTGGTACAGGTAAAGTGCTCTTCCTCCTTCCCGCAGGTGGGAAGGAGGAAGAGGCCGTCTTCTTAAAGTCTTGTTAATAAAACCCCATTTCAGGCATCAACGCTCTGCTGCTGATAAGACACGGCAGGCCGGTAGTCGATCGCCTCTTTCCTGGGCTGCAGATGCGGAAAGTCCTCCTTCAGCATCTTGATGCCGGAAATTATCAGCAAGATCAGGACCGGCGTCAACGGCAGGGCGGCAATGATCGATGAAAGCTGCACAGGCTGGAGGCCGCCCACGACCAGGAGCCCGATGGAAACGGATGCCAAAGCAATCGCCCAGATGACCCTGTGCCAGCGGGCGGGCTGCTCATCCCCACGGAGCTTTTTAGTGCACACCGAAGCCAGGGTATAGGCCGTGGAGTCCACGGTGGTGGCGAGGAAGATGAAGATCAGCACCGTCCAGATAAACATGGCGATCTTCGACAGAGGAAGGGTCTGCAATGTCGCCACGATCACGGCGAACTGCCCGCTCTCATTCAT includes the following:
- a CDS encoding ubiquitin family protein, which translates into the protein MITVELYSSLRYLVSNDDGLVTVAANRPLTVRELLEKIGLNHGEVDLVICEGRSLLPDDPLEPGCRVALYPIFGGG